In bacterium, a single window of DNA contains:
- the purN gene encoding phosphoribosylglycinamide formyltransferase: protein MINKAKLGVLVSGRGSNLQSIIDNIEKGKLNAEIAIVISDVKDAYALERARKHNIKTCFINPKDFKNHSGFFDEIGKILKQNSVEYVILAGFMRIVPLSLINAYKNKMLNIHPALLPSFPGLGVQKKALEYGVKYSGCTVHFVDEGCDTGPIVLQAVVPVLENDTEETLSQRILKEEHRIYSEAIDRVINGKVKIVKRRVIKK from the coding sequence ATGATAAATAAAGCGAAATTAGGAGTTTTGGTTTCAGGCAGAGGGTCTAATCTTCAGTCTATTATTGATAATATTGAAAAAGGAAAATTGAATGCGGAAATAGCAATTGTTATAAGTGATGTAAAGGATGCCTATGCTCTGGAAAGGGCAAGGAAGCATAATATAAAAACATGTTTTATTAATCCAAAAGATTTTAAAAACCACAGCGGATTTTTTGATGAAATAGGAAAGATTCTCAAACAAAACAGTGTTGAATATGTGATTCTTGCAGGATTTATGAGAATAGTTCCTTTATCACTGATAAATGCATATAAAAATAAAATGTTGAATATTCATCCTGCTCTGCTTCCTTCTTTCCCAGGATTGGGCGTGCAGAAAAAAGCACTGGAATATGGAGTGAAATATTCCGGCTGCACAGTGCATTTTGTTGATGAAGGATGTGATACAGGGCCTATAGTTCTTCAGGCAGTTGTTCCTGTGCTTGAGAATGATACTGAGGAAACTCTATCTCAGCGTATCCTTAAAGAAGAACATAGAATTTATTCGGAGGCTATTGATAGGGTCATAAATGGTAAGGTAAAGATTGTAAAGAGAAGAGTAATAAAAAAATGA
- a CDS encoding prephenate dehydrogenase — MKKKLFNKVCIFGVGLIGGSIGMAIKKNGLADKVIGIGRNIKKLKKAVLAGAVDTVTTDYIKEVKDADLVILSMHIKSSIEAAKRIAPFLKKDAVVTDVESTKELFYKKMQEILPDGIHFVGAHPIAGLERHGVDVATHRLFNGAVCVITKTSKTNKDALLKVKKLWNKMGADVVLFSPSQHDKLVALTSHLPHIAAVSLVSALGKTDTIDKDLKLVIGKGFRDTTRIASSSPQMWQEICITNKKNILDALSRFQRELGKIYKLIHKSDREELIKKLEEAKSLRTSLK; from the coding sequence ATGAAAAAGAAACTATTTAACAAAGTTTGCATATTTGGTGTTGGACTTATTGGCGGTTCTATAGGTATGGCGATCAAAAAGAATGGATTAGCTGATAAAGTTATTGGTATCGGCAGAAACATTAAAAAACTTAAAAAAGCTGTTTTAGCAGGAGCAGTTGATACAGTTACAACAGATTATATCAAAGAAGTTAAGGATGCGGATCTGGTAATTCTGTCAATGCATATAAAATCCTCTATTGAAGCTGCAAAAAGAATAGCCCCTTTTTTAAAAAAAGACGCAGTAGTTACTGACGTAGAAAGCACAAAAGAACTGTTTTATAAGAAGATGCAGGAGATACTGCCTGATGGAATACATTTTGTTGGTGCGCATCCAATAGCTGGTTTAGAAAGACACGGTGTTGATGTTGCAACCCATAGATTGTTTAATGGAGCTGTGTGTGTGATTACAAAAACCTCAAAAACAAATAAAGATGCGCTCCTAAAAGTTAAAAAGCTATGGAATAAAATGGGAGCTGATGTTGTGCTTTTCTCGCCAAGTCAACATGATAAGCTGGTTGCTCTTACAAGTCATCTGCCTCATATAGCGGCTGTATCACTTGTTAGTGCTCTGGGCAAAACAGACACAATAGACAAAGATTTAAAACTTGTCATTGGGAAAGGGTTCAGGGATACAACCAGAATTGCTTCAAGCTCTCCTCAAATGTGGCAGGAGATATGTATAACAAATAAAAAGAATATCTTAGATGCTTTATCAAGATTCCAAAGAGAACTGGGCAAGATATACAAATTAATACACAAATCTGACAGAGAAGAACTAATCAAAAAGCTTGAAGAGGCAAAATCTCTTAGAACTAGTTTGAAGTAA
- the aroA gene encoding 3-phosphoshikimate 1-carboxyvinyltransferase — translation MHSITVRSVNKLSGTIYVPGDKSISHRAIILGSLAKGTTRITGFLESEDCMRTVEIFRQLGVDISKVGKELVITSNGLHRLKEPKEDLYAGNSGTTMRLMLGVLAGQKFTSRITGDDSLCKRPMKRVTDPLRQMGAKITGKDNANYAPITICGGALSAIEYKSPISSAQVKSSILLAGLYANGTTSVIEPFKSRDHTEVMLKYLGADLKVDETKVSIKGEGHLTSRDIVVPGDISSAAFFIVAASCLEGSEIVIKNVGVNPTRTGIIDVMRRMGADIELKNKKTISEEPRTDILIKSSRLKGITIEPKEIPRIIDEIPIIAVAAARAREETVIKGVSELKVKESNRLMAIHDLFHYFGMKLNDCSSKRLVIPGEQDMKPKIFGDVCNSLGDHRIAMTGIIMGLMAKGTTKIFNTDCINTSFPGFIEILGKITPKGTIEIEK, via the coding sequence ATGCACTCAATAACAGTAAGATCAGTAAATAAATTATCCGGTACTATTTATGTTCCCGGGGATAAATCAATCTCCCACAGAGCAATTATTCTTGGCTCTCTGGCAAAGGGGACAACAAGAATAACAGGGTTTCTTGAGAGTGAGGATTGCATGAGAACAGTTGAAATTTTCAGGCAGCTTGGTGTTGATATATCTAAGGTGGGAAAGGAGTTAGTGATAACTTCAAATGGTCTCCATAGACTAAAAGAGCCCAAGGAGGATTTATATGCAGGTAACTCCGGAACAACAATGAGACTTATGCTTGGAGTTCTGGCAGGTCAGAAGTTTACTTCAAGAATTACGGGGGATGATTCTCTTTGCAAAAGACCTATGAAAAGAGTCACAGATCCTCTCAGGCAAATGGGTGCCAAGATTACAGGTAAAGATAATGCTAATTATGCTCCTATTACAATTTGTGGAGGAGCTCTCTCTGCAATAGAGTACAAGTCTCCTATTTCAAGCGCTCAGGTGAAGTCTTCCATACTTTTAGCAGGTTTATATGCGAATGGCACAACATCTGTTATTGAGCCTTTTAAGTCAAGAGATCATACAGAGGTAATGTTAAAATATCTTGGCGCAGATTTAAAAGTAGATGAAACCAAGGTATCAATAAAGGGAGAGGGACATTTAACGTCAAGAGATATAGTTGTTCCTGGAGACATTTCTTCTGCCGCGTTTTTTATTGTAGCTGCTTCATGCTTAGAAGGATCAGAAATTGTAATTAAAAATGTAGGAGTAAATCCTACCCGGACGGGTATAATTGATGTGATGAGAAGAATGGGCGCAGATATAGAATTAAAAAACAAAAAAACAATCTCAGAAGAGCCTCGGACAGATATTCTTATTAAAAGCAGCAGGCTTAAGGGCATTACTATTGAACCCAAGGAAATTCCAAGAATAATTGATGAAATTCCAATAATTGCAGTTGCTGCCGCTAGAGCGCGTGAAGAAACTGTAATTAAAGGAGTCTCTGAATTGAAAGTTAAAGAAAGCAACAGGCTCATGGCAATTCATGATCTGTTTCACTACTTTGGAATGAAGCTCAATGATTGCAGTTCTAAAAGATTGGTTATTCCAGGAGAGCAAGATATGAAACCTAAAATCTTCGGGGACGTATGTAACAGCCTTGGAGATCATAGAATAGCTATGACCGGGATTATCATGGGACTTATGGCAAAGGGTACAACAAAGATATTTAATACAGATTGTATTAATACATCTTTCCCTGGTTTTATAGAAATATTGGGAAAAATAACTCCTAAAGGGACGATTGAAATTGAGAAATAA
- the cmk gene encoding (d)CMP kinase produces MRNKLTIAIDGPAGSGKSSVSKIIAKRLGLLYVDTGAMYRALTLKAIENGVNIKKEMALVELAHNTEIELIHQEEKTVVLLDGQDVTEKIRGTNVTNNVFYLARAEGVRECMKRLQRKIAEKGDVVMEGRDITTVILPDADYKFYLDASFEERVKRRRKELEQNGQQIVESELSKDIKMRDKKDLTRKIAPLIKAEDAIVIDSTGMSLEEEAETVISYIT; encoded by the coding sequence TTGAGAAATAAGCTAACTATAGCCATTGATGGGCCTGCTGGTTCAGGCAAAAGCAGCGTTTCAAAGATTATTGCAAAAAGATTGGGACTTTTGTATGTAGATACAGGAGCTATGTACAGAGCGCTTACACTTAAGGCTATTGAAAATGGTGTTAATATAAAAAAAGAGATGGCATTAGTAGAGCTTGCACATAATACAGAAATTGAGCTAATTCATCAGGAAGAAAAAACTGTTGTCTTACTTGATGGACAAGATGTAACAGAAAAAATAAGAGGGACTAATGTAACAAATAATGTCTTTTATCTTGCCAGAGCAGAAGGAGTAAGAGAGTGCATGAAGAGGCTGCAGAGGAAAATTGCAGAAAAAGGCGATGTCGTAATGGAAGGACGAGATATCACAACGGTTATATTGCCTGATGCAGACTATAAGTTTTATCTGGATGCTTCTTTTGAGGAGCGTGTGAAAAGGCGCAGGAAAGAGTTAGAACAAAATGGCCAGCAAATTGTGGAATCAGAACTCTCAAAAGATATAAAAATGCGAGACAAAAAAGATTTGACAAGAAAAATAGCACCTTTAATAAAAGCAGAGGATGCTATTGTTATTGACTCAACAGGAATGAGTTTGGAAGAAGAAGCAGAAACAGTCATATCCTACATAACATGA
- a CDS encoding lysophospholipid acyltransferase family protein, translating to MIYTIAKLISYIFCKIYFRLEVKGADNVPKKGGVLVASNHSSFLDPVIVGVGISRATYYLTKQNLFKIPIFGLLIKSLHTIPVRREQVSISTFKELIRSLHSKKAVILFPEGTRSIDGKLGQGKIGIGMLALKANVPIVPAYIDGATKAFPKYGKWIHPKKIRVIFGKPIMPNSKDPNKNNYRRISAQVMESINRLKENITC from the coding sequence ATGATATATACAATAGCTAAATTAATTTCATATATTTTCTGTAAGATTTATTTCAGATTGGAAGTAAAGGGCGCTGATAATGTTCCTAAAAAAGGGGGGGTGTTAGTGGCTTCAAATCATAGCAGTTTCCTGGACCCTGTTATTGTAGGTGTTGGGATATCCAGAGCAACTTATTACCTTACAAAACAAAACTTGTTTAAGATTCCTATATTTGGATTGCTAATCAAATCCTTGCATACTATCCCAGTAAGGCGTGAGCAGGTAAGCATTTCTACATTTAAAGAATTAATTAGATCCCTACACTCTAAAAAAGCTGTCATTCTATTTCCTGAAGGGACAAGAAGTATAGATGGGAAACTAGGCCAAGGAAAGATTGGTATAGGCATGCTTGCTTTAAAAGCAAATGTTCCCATTGTCCCTGCATATATAGATGGAGCGACAAAGGCTTTCCCTAAATATGGTAAATGGATACATCCAAAGAAGATTAGAGTTATCTTTGGCAAGCCAATTATGCCTAATAGTAAAGACCCAAATAAAAATAACTATCGAAGAATAAGCGCTCAAGTAATGGAGTCTATAAATCGTTTAAAAGAAAATATTACTTGCTAA
- a CDS encoding 30S ribosomal protein S1 → MQKTKEDLEALYEQSFRNIKKGDVIKGKIIEIGRNEVVVDIGYKSEGVIPIDEFKDASKLKVGDETEVLLEKIEDESGSVVLSKEKAGQMKFWNEIVAAFSEEKSVTGKLIKRIKGGFSVDIGVEGFLPTSQSDIKIIADFENMLNKDLEFKIIKLNKMRRNVVLSRKTLFKKTQVEDREKLFEELKEGQIRKGFIKNITDFGAFVDLGGIDGLLHITDISWGRISHPSDILSLGQEIEVMILSIDKEKNRVSLGLKQKTTNPWLDIDKKYPIGSKVKGKVVNITAYGAFIELEEGIEGLMHISQMSWTKKIMHPSEVVNMGDVVEAIVLSLEKGEEKISLGIKQLEANPWEKVEEKYPVGAKIKGVIRNITDYGVFVEIEEGIDGLVHISDLSWSTRANDPSKMFKKDNEIEVVVLSIDSDNRKISLGVKQLTSDPWQELSDKYKDGMDVECGVIKITKFGIFVELERGVEGLIHVSELSEGENLEKKYEIGTRITARIVKIDLQGRKISLSIKESGDKQKKEKIKPEDTKTKKEEVKSE, encoded by the coding sequence ATGCAGAAGACTAAGGAAGATTTAGAAGCATTATATGAGCAGAGTTTCAGAAATATAAAAAAGGGGGATGTTATAAAGGGGAAAATTATTGAAATTGGACGAAATGAGGTAGTGGTGGATATAGGGTATAAATCTGAAGGAGTAATCCCCATTGATGAATTTAAGGATGCATCTAAGCTAAAGGTTGGAGATGAGACTGAAGTTTTACTTGAGAAAATTGAAGACGAATCAGGCTCAGTAGTCTTATCAAAAGAAAAGGCTGGCCAAATGAAGTTTTGGAACGAGATCGTGGCAGCGTTTTCGGAAGAAAAAAGTGTTACAGGCAAACTGATAAAAAGGATAAAAGGTGGGTTTTCTGTAGATATCGGAGTTGAGGGATTCTTACCTACTTCACAGTCAGATATCAAGATAATTGCTGATTTCGAAAATATGCTTAATAAAGATTTAGAGTTTAAGATTATAAAATTGAATAAAATGCGTAGAAATGTTGTGCTTTCTCGTAAAACATTGTTTAAGAAGACACAAGTAGAGGATAGAGAAAAACTTTTTGAAGAGCTAAAGGAAGGACAGATTAGAAAAGGATTCATTAAAAATATAACAGATTTTGGAGCCTTTGTTGACCTTGGGGGAATTGATGGATTACTTCATATAACAGATATATCATGGGGGCGCATATCGCATCCTTCAGATATACTTTCTCTTGGACAGGAGATAGAAGTTATGATTTTGTCAATTGATAAAGAAAAGAATAGAGTATCTCTTGGTCTAAAGCAAAAAACTACCAATCCATGGTTAGACATAGATAAAAAATATCCTATTGGTTCAAAGGTTAAGGGAAAAGTAGTGAATATTACTGCTTATGGGGCTTTTATTGAATTAGAAGAAGGAATAGAGGGTTTAATGCATATATCTCAAATGTCATGGACTAAAAAGATTATGCATCCCTCTGAGGTTGTAAATATGGGAGATGTAGTAGAAGCTATTGTTTTAAGTCTTGAAAAGGGAGAGGAAAAAATCTCTTTAGGGATAAAGCAGTTGGAAGCCAATCCATGGGAAAAGGTAGAAGAAAAATATCCTGTTGGAGCAAAGATTAAAGGCGTAATTAGAAACATAACTGATTATGGTGTGTTTGTTGAAATAGAAGAAGGGATAGATGGTCTGGTACATATCTCGGATTTATCATGGTCTACGAGAGCAAATGATCCATCGAAAATGTTTAAGAAAGATAATGAGATAGAAGTTGTTGTGTTATCTATAGACTCTGATAATAGAAAAATATCTCTAGGTGTAAAACAGCTTACATCTGATCCTTGGCAAGAGTTATCTGATAAATATAAAGATGGGATGGATGTAGAGTGTGGAGTAATAAAGATAACTAAGTTTGGTATTTTTGTTGAGCTTGAGCGAGGAGTAGAAGGTTTGATTCACGTTTCAGAACTGTCAGAAGGAGAAAATTTAGAGAAGAAATATGAAATTGGCACGAGAATCACTGCCAGAATAGTTAAAATTGATTTACAAGGAAGGAAAATAAGTCTAAGCATAAAAGAGTCTGGCGATAAGCAGAAAAAAGAAAAAATAAAACCCGAAGATACCAAAACTAAAAAAGAAGAAGTTAAAAGCGAATAG
- a CDS encoding prepilin peptidase, whose protein sequence is MMIIFFVLMFSLCIGSFLNVCIYRIPRQKSIVFPPSLCPRCNKSIKWFDNIPLISYILLRGRCRFCKERISAQYFIVELLTGVLLLLLYFKFGISIKFFIYALLFAVFIVVSFIDIEWMLIPDFFSLFGIAFGLLVSFLYPPLMNSASNLEAFLRSLGGALFGGLSLTCVAFFGWFIFKKEAMGGGDIKLIAMIGAFIGWQYTLMTLFISFLAGAFFGVSFLIIVAIERVVTTLKRIKRRSSGLTKRQLYFTVPAKSLIHQLNRRRGTAIPFGPYIVLGAILSILYGDKLLNIYPIILQKIWGM, encoded by the coding sequence ATGATGATAATTTTTTTTGTCCTAATGTTTAGTTTATGTATAGGCAGTTTTTTAAATGTATGTATTTATCGAATCCCCAGGCAAAAGTCTATAGTATTTCCTCCATCTCTATGTCCAAGATGCAATAAGAGTATAAAATGGTTCGATAATATTCCATTAATAAGCTATATTCTCCTTAGAGGCAGGTGCAGGTTTTGTAAGGAGAGAATATCTGCACAGTATTTTATTGTTGAGCTTCTTACAGGAGTGCTATTACTGTTACTGTATTTTAAATTTGGCATTAGTATCAAGTTCTTTATATATGCACTTCTTTTTGCAGTATTTATAGTTGTTTCTTTTATAGATATTGAGTGGATGCTTATTCCTGATTTCTTTTCTCTTTTTGGAATTGCATTCGGGCTTTTAGTAAGCTTCCTTTATCCTCCATTAATGAATTCAGCATCAAATCTTGAAGCTTTCCTAAGATCCTTAGGAGGGGCTTTATTTGGTGGATTAAGTCTTACATGTGTTGCTTTTTTTGGCTGGTTTATTTTTAAAAAGGAGGCAATGGGAGGAGGGGATATCAAGTTAATAGCAATGATAGGAGCATTTATTGGATGGCAATATACTTTAATGACTCTTTTTATATCATTTCTTGCAGGTGCATTTTTTGGAGTAAGCTTTCTCATTATAGTAGCGATAGAAAGAGTAGTTACAACACTTAAGAGGATAAAAAGAAGGAGTAGCGGGCTCACCAAGAGGCAACTTTATTTCACAGTTCCCGCTAAAAGCTTGATTCATCAGTTGAATCGTAGAAGAGGAACTGCAATACCATTTGGTCCATATATTGTTCTTGGAGCAATTTTATCCATATTATATGGAGATAAGCTTCTTAACATTTATCCCATTATTCTCCAGAAGATATGGGGTATGTAA